A portion of the Chaetodon trifascialis isolate fChaTrf1 chromosome 7, fChaTrf1.hap1, whole genome shotgun sequence genome contains these proteins:
- the LOC139334466 gene encoding focal adhesion kinase 1-like isoform X8, with protein sequence MENSGCIPLCWSKGACIYAQHPLPKYDAQLAPAGASESSMASSSYLEPNHNHSAAGGCGVKSRSGMPSGTGVGTSGSAGGLERPLGSMDRVLKIFHYFETNSEPCTWASNIRHGDATDVRGVIQKIAEIHKLRCVSSLGLRLTHLHSDALHWLHPDLGVSHVREKYEKQHPQEEWRYELRMRYLPKGYLSHFSEDKPSFNYLYHQVKTDYMQHIADQVDQDVALKLGCLEIRRFFREMPGNALDKKSNYELLEKDVGLRRFFPKSLLDSLKAKTLRKQIQQTFKQFANLNDEQSIHKFFEILSPIYRFDKECFKCALGSSWVISVELAIGPEEGISYLTDKGSTPTHLANFNQVQSIQYSALEEKDRKGMLQLNVAGAPEPLTVTTALLTTAENMADLIDGYCRLVSSASHSFIVRVHKEGDRALPSIPKVSNHERRMEKRMDGVRTRAVCVSGHTSGDETDDYAEIIDEEDTYTMPSKYYGLDQARDYEIQRDRIELGRCIGEGQFGDVHQGVYISPENPALSVAVKTCKNSTSDSVREKFLQEALTMRQFDHPHIVKLMGVITENPVWIIMELCTLGELRSFLQVRKYSLDLASLILYSYQLSTALAYLESKRFVHRDIAARNVLVSTVDCVKLGDFGLSRYMEDSSYYKASKGKLPIKWMAPESINFRRFTTASDVWMFGVCMWEILMFGIKPFQGVKNNDVIGRIENGERLAMPPQCPPTLYSLMTKCWSYDPSKRPRFNELKTQLSTILEEEKLQQKERNRMEMRRQVTVSWDSGGSDEAPPKPSRRPSLQPTFSLDCLSAPSPHHHCHPNQRFASQLSLCLGNPHPSSPCTSSHLPAPPLYSSSPQFPHHFSSSPPLQNSTHHSQHNTELNPESKAHPSLSLQSQTNFCSPPHTSSDSLSSGSCPYKTNPPTNGHLLCSSQTKLNHSHSHPWLFSPLLSQAGPNLNSLSCSPVCPHALQNIQHKSNSDLKTLLLPSFHSGCQTNPSTPLQPDSDPRHQLPAVHSCGRPPLVSPAPLTLSHRERVPFASTLSSTHHHPPSRMPSVPVTTHPPFPTPCSERPMSRPLKPSRPGYPSPRSSEGFYPSSQHPGHYQMAGYPGPHTLPSVPSALYPPQAAMLDTHHAHTHPRHHVHTHSHAQHLPQPHGHDMALWGSAMEDRAVDMQQCVGQQCLLMEEQLMIQQQQMEEDQRWLEQEERLLKPDSRSSRGSLDREDGGLQPPTGNQHIYQPVGKPEHAAPPKKPPRPGAQSQVGSLACLNTGDSYNDGVKVHARTPQEISPPPTANLDRSNDKVYENVTGLVKAVIEMSSKIQPAPPEEYVPMVKDVGLALRTLLATVDETLPQLPASTHREIEMAQKLLNSDLAELIGKMKLAQQYVMTSLQQDYKKQMLTAAHALAVDAKNLLDVIDQSRLKMMAHSRPH encoded by the exons AATATGACGCCCAGTTAGCCCCAGCAGGAGCATCTGAGTCCAGCATGGCGTCGTCTTCCTACTTGGAACCCAACCACAATCACTCTGCAGCGGGTGGTTGTGGGGTTAAATCTCGCTCCGGGATGCCCAGTGGTACCGGTGTCGGTACCAGCGGCTCTGCCGGAGGCCTTGAGCGGCCCCTCGGCTCCATGGACCGGGTTCTGAAGATCTTCCATTACTTCGAGACAAACAGCGAGCCATGCACCTGGGCAAGTAACATCAGGCACGGAGATGCTACAGACGTCAGG GGTGTTATCCAGAAGATAGCAGAAATCCACAAATTGCGCTGTGTGTCCTCATTGGGCCTCCGTCTGACCCATCTGCACTCTGATGCTCTCCATTGGTTGCACCCTGATTTGGGCGTGTCTCACGTCAGGGAGAAATATGAGAAACAGCACCCCCAGGAGGAGTGGAG GTATGAGCTGCGGATGCGGTACCTTCCTAAAGGTTACCTCAGCCATTTTTCTGAAGACAAACCCTCTTTCAACTACCTCTATCACCAG GTCAAGACTGACTACATGCAACATATAGCTGATCAGGTGGATCAAGATGTTGCTTTGAAGCTGGGCTGTTTGGAAATTAg GAGGTTCTTCAGAGAGATGCCAGGAAACGCCCTGGATAAGAAATCCAATTACGAACTACTAGA GAAAGACGTTGGTTTAAGAAGGTTCTTCCCCAAAAGCCTGCTGGACTCCCTCAAG GCGAAAACTCTTCGTAAGCAGATCCAGCAGACCTTTAAGCAGTTTGCTAACCTCAATGATGAGCAGAGCATCCACAAGTTCTTTGAGATACTCTCTCCCATCTACCGCTTCGACAAAGAGTGCTTCAAATGTGCTCTGGGG TCTAGCTGGGTAATATCAGTAGAGTTAGCAATCGGACCAGAGGAAGGAATCAGCTACCTCACAGATAAGGGCTCGACG cctACACATTTAGCTAACTTTAACCAGGTTCAGTCCATCCAGTACTCTGCTTTGGAAGAGAAGGACAGGAAAGGCATGCTGCAGCTCAACGTAGCAGGAGCTCCAgag ccCCTCACAGTCACCACAGCATTGCTGACTACAGCAGAAAACATGGCTGACTTGATTGACGGTTACTGTCGGCTCGTCTCCTCAGCTTCTCACTCCTTCATTGTCAGAGTCCACAAAG agggGGACAGAGCTCTGCCTTCCATCCCCAA AGTTTCAAATCATGAGCGACGGATGGAAAAACGGATGGACGGAGTCCGGACCAGAGCCGTTTGTGTCTCAG GTCACACTAGTGGCGATG AAACAGATGACTATGCTGAGATCATAGACGAGGAGGACACTTACACCATGCCTTCAA AATACTATGGACTAGATCAAG CACGGGACTATGAGATTCAGAGGGATCGTATTGAGTTGGGACGCTGCATAGGTGAGGGTCAGTTTGGAGACGTCCACCAAGGAGTCTACATCAGCCCG GAGAACCCGGCCTTGTCTGTGGCAGTGAAGACGTGTAAGAATTCAACGTCGGACAGCGTCAGGGAAAAGTTTCTCCAAGAAGCTT TGACCATGCGTCAGTTTGACCACCCCCACATAGTGAAGCTGATGGGAGTCATCACTGAGAATCCAGTCTGGATCATCATGGAGCTCTGCACCCTGGGAGAG TTACGGTCGTTTCTCCAGGTGAGGAAGTACAGTCTAGACCTGGCCAGTCTCATCTTGTATTCATACCAGCTCAGCACAGCACTGGCATATCTGGAGAGCAAGCGCTTTGTACACAG GGACATCGCAGCACGGAACGTGTTGGTGTCTACAGTGGACTGTGTGAAGCTGGGGGACTTTGGGTTGTCACGATACATGGAGGACAGCTCTTATTACAAAG CGTCTAAAGGTAAACTTCCTATTAAATGGATGGCTCCAGAATCCATCAACTTCAGACGATTTACCACAGCCAGTGACGTCTGGATGTTTG GCGTCTGCATGTGGGAGATCCTAATGTTCGGCATCAAACCTTTCCAGGGTGTGAAGAATAACGACGTCATCGGCAGGATAGAGAATGGCGAGCGACTGGCCATGCCCCCTCAGTGCCCTCCTACTCTCTACAGCTTGATGACAAAGTGTTGGTCGTATGATCCCAGCAAGAGGCCGCGCTTCAATGAActcaaaacacagctgag CACTATATTAGAGgaggagaagctccagcagaaggagaggaacaggatggagatgaggagacaGGTCACTGTTTCTTGGGACTCTGGAGGGTCTGACGAAGCACCGCCAAAA cCCAGCCGCCGTCCCTCCCTGCAGCCCACCTTCAGTTTGGATTGTctttctgctccttctcctcaccACCATTGCCATCCAAACCAGCGCTTTGCCTCACAGCTTTCCCTCTGCCTTGGAAACCCTCATCCTTCGTCTCCCTGCACCTCTTCTCACCTCCCCGCTCCTCCACTCTACTCCTCATCTCCTCAGTTTCCCCATCActtttcctcttcacctcctcttcagAACAGCACTCACCACTCTCAGCACAACACTGAGTTGAATCCTGAATCCAAAGCTCATCCCAGCTTGTCCCTACAGTCTCAGACTAACTTCTGTTCTCCACCTCACACCAGTTCAGACAGCCTGTCCAGTGGCAGCTGCCCCTACAAGACGAATCCCCCCACTAACGGCCACCTGCTCTGTTCATCCCAAACAAAGTTAAACCACTCACACTCCCATCCCTGGctcttctcccccctcctttccCAGGCTGGTCCCAACCTTAACTCTCTGTCCTGCAGTCCTGTTTGTCCCCACGCCCTCCAAAACATTCAGCACAAGTCAAATTCTGATCTTAAAACCCTGCTGTTGCCCAGCTTTCACTCTGGCTGCCAGACTAATCCCAGTACCCCACTGCAACCTGACTCTGACCCCCGGCACCAACTCCCTGCTGTGCACTCATGTGGCAGGCCCCCACTGGTCTCCCCTGCCCCCCTCACTctttcacacagagagagagtccCCTTTGCCTCTACTCTGTCTTCCACTCACCACCATCCACCCAGTCGAATGCCAAGTGTCCCTGTTACCACCCATCCACCTTTTCCCACCCCCTGCTCTGAAAGACCCATGTCCAGACCTTTGAAG ccTAGTAGACCAGGCTATCCCAGTCCTCGCTCCAGTGAAGGTTTTTACCCCAGTTCTCAACATCCCGGACACTATCAG ATGGCAGGGTACCCCGGGCCTCATACCCTCCCCTCAGTGCCCAGCGCCCTCTACCCCCCACAGGCTGCGATGCTGgacacacaccatgcacacacacacccccgccaccacgtccacacacactcgcacgcacaGCACCTTCCCCAGCCGCATGGACACGACATGGCACTGTGGGGCTCTGCGATGGAG gaCAGGGCAGTAgacatgcagcagtgtgtaGGCCAGCAGTGCCTGttaatggaggaacagctgatgatacaacaacagcagatggaggaggaccagaggtggctggagcaggaggaaaggctgctg AAACCAGACTCTAGAAGTTCTAGAGGAagtctggacagagaagacggGGGACTCCAACCACCA acagGAAACCAGCACATATACCAGCCCGTTGGAAAACCAG AGCATGCAGCCCCCCCAAAGAAACCTCCTCGACCGGGGGCCCAGAGCCAGGTGGGCAGTCTGGCCTGTCTAAATACTGGAGACAGTTACAACGATGGAGTCAAGGTACACGCACGTACA CCCCAAGAGATAAGCCCGCCCCCCACCGCCAACCTGGACCGCTCCAATGACAAGGTGTACGAGAACGTGACGGGACTGGTCAAAGCTGTGATCGAGATGTCGAGCAAGATtcagccagctcctccagagGAATACGTTCCCATGGTCAAG gaTGTGGGTCTGGCATTGAGGACATTATTGGCCACAGTGGATGAGACTCTGCCACAACTTCCAGCCAGTACACACAGAGAG ATCGAGATGGCACAGAAACTTCTGAACTCTGACTTGGCAGAGCTGATTGGGAAGATGAAGTTAGCCCAACAATATGTGATGACCAG TCTCCAGCAGGACTATAAGAAGCAGATGTTGACAGCAGCTCACGCTCTTGCAGTTGATGCCAAGAACCTGCTGGATGTCATCGACCAATCGCGGCTCAAGATGATGGCACACTCCCGCCCACACTAG
- the LOC139334466 gene encoding focal adhesion kinase 1-like isoform X1, translating to MENSGCIPLCWSKGACIYAQHPLPKYDAQLAPAGASESSMASSSYLEPNHNHSAAGGCGVKSRSGMPSGTGVGTSGSAGGLERPLGSMDRVLKIFHYFETNSEPCTWASNIRHGDATDVRGVIQKIAEIHKLRCVSSLGLRLTHLHSDALHWLHPDLGVSHVREKYEKQHPQEEWRYELRMRYLPKGYLSHFSEDKPSFNYLYHQVKTDYMQHIADQVDQDVALKLGCLEIRRFFREMPGNALDKKSNYELLEKDVGLRRFFPKSLLDSLKAKTLRKQIQQTFKQFANLNDEQSIHKFFEILSPIYRFDKECFKCALGSSWVISVELAIGPEEGISYLTDKGSTPTHLANFNQVQSIQYSALEEKDRKGMLQLNVAGAPEPLTVTTALLTTAENMADLIDGYCRLVSSASHSFIVRVHKEGDRALPSIPKVSNHERRMEKRMDGVRTRAVCVSGHTSGDETDDYAEIIDEEDTYTMPSKYYGLDQARDYEIQRDRIELGRCIGEGQFGDVHQGVYISPENPALSVAVKTCKNSTSDSVREKFLQEALTMRQFDHPHIVKLMGVITENPVWIIMELCTLGELRSFLQVRKYSLDLASLILYSYQLSTALAYLESKRFVHRDIAARNVLVSTVDCVKLGDFGLSRYMEDSSYYKASKGKLPIKWMAPESINFRRFTTASDVWMFGVCMWEILMFGIKPFQGVKNNDVIGRIENGERLAMPPQCPPTLYSLMTKCWSYDPSKRPRFNELKTQLSTILEEEKLQQKERNRMEMRRQVTVSWDSGGSDEAPPKPSRPGYPSPRSSEGFYPSSQHPGHYQMAGYPGPHTLPSVPSALYPPQAAMLDTHHAHTHPRHHVHTHSHAQHLPQPHGHDMALWGSAMEDRAVDMQQCVGQQCLLMEEQLMIQQQQMEEDQRWLEQEERLLKPDSRSSRGSLDREDGGLQPPTGNQHIYQPVGKPEHAAPPKKPPRPGAQSQVGSLACLNTGDSYNDGVKVHARTPQEISPPPTANLDRSNDKVYENVTGLVKAVIEMSSKIQPAPPEEYVPMVKDVGLALRTLLATVDETLPQLPASTHREIEMAQKLLNSDLAELIGKMKLAQQYVMTSLQQDYKKQMLTAAHALAVDAKNLLDVIDQSRLKMMAHSRPH from the exons AATATGACGCCCAGTTAGCCCCAGCAGGAGCATCTGAGTCCAGCATGGCGTCGTCTTCCTACTTGGAACCCAACCACAATCACTCTGCAGCGGGTGGTTGTGGGGTTAAATCTCGCTCCGGGATGCCCAGTGGTACCGGTGTCGGTACCAGCGGCTCTGCCGGAGGCCTTGAGCGGCCCCTCGGCTCCATGGACCGGGTTCTGAAGATCTTCCATTACTTCGAGACAAACAGCGAGCCATGCACCTGGGCAAGTAACATCAGGCACGGAGATGCTACAGACGTCAGG GGTGTTATCCAGAAGATAGCAGAAATCCACAAATTGCGCTGTGTGTCCTCATTGGGCCTCCGTCTGACCCATCTGCACTCTGATGCTCTCCATTGGTTGCACCCTGATTTGGGCGTGTCTCACGTCAGGGAGAAATATGAGAAACAGCACCCCCAGGAGGAGTGGAG GTATGAGCTGCGGATGCGGTACCTTCCTAAAGGTTACCTCAGCCATTTTTCTGAAGACAAACCCTCTTTCAACTACCTCTATCACCAG GTCAAGACTGACTACATGCAACATATAGCTGATCAGGTGGATCAAGATGTTGCTTTGAAGCTGGGCTGTTTGGAAATTAg GAGGTTCTTCAGAGAGATGCCAGGAAACGCCCTGGATAAGAAATCCAATTACGAACTACTAGA GAAAGACGTTGGTTTAAGAAGGTTCTTCCCCAAAAGCCTGCTGGACTCCCTCAAG GCGAAAACTCTTCGTAAGCAGATCCAGCAGACCTTTAAGCAGTTTGCTAACCTCAATGATGAGCAGAGCATCCACAAGTTCTTTGAGATACTCTCTCCCATCTACCGCTTCGACAAAGAGTGCTTCAAATGTGCTCTGGGG TCTAGCTGGGTAATATCAGTAGAGTTAGCAATCGGACCAGAGGAAGGAATCAGCTACCTCACAGATAAGGGCTCGACG cctACACATTTAGCTAACTTTAACCAGGTTCAGTCCATCCAGTACTCTGCTTTGGAAGAGAAGGACAGGAAAGGCATGCTGCAGCTCAACGTAGCAGGAGCTCCAgag ccCCTCACAGTCACCACAGCATTGCTGACTACAGCAGAAAACATGGCTGACTTGATTGACGGTTACTGTCGGCTCGTCTCCTCAGCTTCTCACTCCTTCATTGTCAGAGTCCACAAAG agggGGACAGAGCTCTGCCTTCCATCCCCAA AGTTTCAAATCATGAGCGACGGATGGAAAAACGGATGGACGGAGTCCGGACCAGAGCCGTTTGTGTCTCAG GTCACACTAGTGGCGATG AAACAGATGACTATGCTGAGATCATAGACGAGGAGGACACTTACACCATGCCTTCAA AATACTATGGACTAGATCAAG CACGGGACTATGAGATTCAGAGGGATCGTATTGAGTTGGGACGCTGCATAGGTGAGGGTCAGTTTGGAGACGTCCACCAAGGAGTCTACATCAGCCCG GAGAACCCGGCCTTGTCTGTGGCAGTGAAGACGTGTAAGAATTCAACGTCGGACAGCGTCAGGGAAAAGTTTCTCCAAGAAGCTT TGACCATGCGTCAGTTTGACCACCCCCACATAGTGAAGCTGATGGGAGTCATCACTGAGAATCCAGTCTGGATCATCATGGAGCTCTGCACCCTGGGAGAG TTACGGTCGTTTCTCCAGGTGAGGAAGTACAGTCTAGACCTGGCCAGTCTCATCTTGTATTCATACCAGCTCAGCACAGCACTGGCATATCTGGAGAGCAAGCGCTTTGTACACAG GGACATCGCAGCACGGAACGTGTTGGTGTCTACAGTGGACTGTGTGAAGCTGGGGGACTTTGGGTTGTCACGATACATGGAGGACAGCTCTTATTACAAAG CGTCTAAAGGTAAACTTCCTATTAAATGGATGGCTCCAGAATCCATCAACTTCAGACGATTTACCACAGCCAGTGACGTCTGGATGTTTG GCGTCTGCATGTGGGAGATCCTAATGTTCGGCATCAAACCTTTCCAGGGTGTGAAGAATAACGACGTCATCGGCAGGATAGAGAATGGCGAGCGACTGGCCATGCCCCCTCAGTGCCCTCCTACTCTCTACAGCTTGATGACAAAGTGTTGGTCGTATGATCCCAGCAAGAGGCCGCGCTTCAATGAActcaaaacacagctgag CACTATATTAGAGgaggagaagctccagcagaaggagaggaacaggatggagatgaggagacaGGTCACTGTTTCTTGGGACTCTGGAGGGTCTGACGAAGCACCGCCAAAA ccTAGTAGACCAGGCTATCCCAGTCCTCGCTCCAGTGAAGGTTTTTACCCCAGTTCTCAACATCCCGGACACTATCAG ATGGCAGGGTACCCCGGGCCTCATACCCTCCCCTCAGTGCCCAGCGCCCTCTACCCCCCACAGGCTGCGATGCTGgacacacaccatgcacacacacacccccgccaccacgtccacacacactcgcacgcacaGCACCTTCCCCAGCCGCATGGACACGACATGGCACTGTGGGGCTCTGCGATGGAG gaCAGGGCAGTAgacatgcagcagtgtgtaGGCCAGCAGTGCCTGttaatggaggaacagctgatgatacaacaacagcagatggaggaggaccagaggtggctggagcaggaggaaaggctgctg AAACCAGACTCTAGAAGTTCTAGAGGAagtctggacagagaagacggGGGACTCCAACCACCA acagGAAACCAGCACATATACCAGCCCGTTGGAAAACCAG AGCATGCAGCCCCCCCAAAGAAACCTCCTCGACCGGGGGCCCAGAGCCAGGTGGGCAGTCTGGCCTGTCTAAATACTGGAGACAGTTACAACGATGGAGTCAAGGTACACGCACGTACA CCCCAAGAGATAAGCCCGCCCCCCACCGCCAACCTGGACCGCTCCAATGACAAGGTGTACGAGAACGTGACGGGACTGGTCAAAGCTGTGATCGAGATGTCGAGCAAGATtcagccagctcctccagagGAATACGTTCCCATGGTCAAG gaTGTGGGTCTGGCATTGAGGACATTATTGGCCACAGTGGATGAGACTCTGCCACAACTTCCAGCCAGTACACACAGAGAG ATCGAGATGGCACAGAAACTTCTGAACTCTGACTTGGCAGAGCTGATTGGGAAGATGAAGTTAGCCCAACAATATGTGATGACCAG TCTCCAGCAGGACTATAAGAAGCAGATGTTGACAGCAGCTCACGCTCTTGCAGTTGATGCCAAGAACCTGCTGGATGTCATCGACCAATCGCGGCTCAAGATGATGGCACACTCCCGCCCACACTAG
- the LOC139334466 gene encoding focal adhesion kinase 1-like isoform X2, which produces MENSGCIPLCWSKGACIYAQHPLPKYDAQLAPAGASESSMASSSYLEPNHNHSAAGGCGVKSRSGMPSGTGVGTSGSAGGLERPLGSMDRVLKIFHYFETNSEPCTWASNIRHGDATDVRGVIQKIAEIHKLRCVSSLGLRLTHLHSDALHWLHPDLGVSHVREKYEKQHPQEEWRYELRMRYLPKGYLSHFSEDKPSFNYLYHQVKTDYMQHIADQVDQDVALKLGCLEIRRFFREMPGNALDKKSNYELLEKDVGLRRFFPKSLLDSLKAKTLRKQIQQTFKQFANLNDEQSIHKFFEILSPIYRFDKECFKCALGSSWVISVELAIGPEEGISYLTDKGSTPTHLANFNQVQSIQYSALEEKDRKGMLQLNVAGAPEPLTVTTALLTTAENMADLIDGYCRLVSSASHSFIVRVHKEGDRALPSIPKVSNHERRMEKRMDGVRTRAVCVSGHTSGDETDDYAEIIDEEDTYTMPSKYYGLDQARDYEIQRDRIELGRCIGEGQFGDVHQGVYISPENPALSVAVKTCKNSTSDSVREKFLQEALTMRQFDHPHIVKLMGVITENPVWIIMELCTLGELRSFLQVRKYSLDLASLILYSYQLSTALAYLESKRFVHRDIAARNVLVSTVDCVKLGDFGLSRYMEDSSYYKASKGKLPIKWMAPESINFRRFTTASDVWMFGVCMWEILMFGIKPFQGVKNNDVIGRIENGERLAMPPQCPPTLYSLMTKCWSYDPSKRPRFNELKTQLSTILEEEKLQQKERNRMEMRRQVTVSWDSGGSDEAPPKPSRPGYPSPRSSEGFYPSSQHPGHYQMAGYPGPHTLPSVPSALYPPQAAMLDTHHAHTHPRHHVHTHSHAQHLPQPHGHDMALWGSAMEDRAVDMQQCVGQQCLLMEEQLMIQQQQMEEDQRWLEQEERLLKPDSRSSRGSLDREDGGLQPPTGNQHIYQPVGKPEHAAPPKKPPRPGAQSQVGSLACLNTGDSYNDGVKLQPQEISPPPTANLDRSNDKVYENVTGLVKAVIEMSSKIQPAPPEEYVPMVKDVGLALRTLLATVDETLPQLPASTHREIEMAQKLLNSDLAELIGKMKLAQQYVMTSLQQDYKKQMLTAAHALAVDAKNLLDVIDQSRLKMMAHSRPH; this is translated from the exons AATATGACGCCCAGTTAGCCCCAGCAGGAGCATCTGAGTCCAGCATGGCGTCGTCTTCCTACTTGGAACCCAACCACAATCACTCTGCAGCGGGTGGTTGTGGGGTTAAATCTCGCTCCGGGATGCCCAGTGGTACCGGTGTCGGTACCAGCGGCTCTGCCGGAGGCCTTGAGCGGCCCCTCGGCTCCATGGACCGGGTTCTGAAGATCTTCCATTACTTCGAGACAAACAGCGAGCCATGCACCTGGGCAAGTAACATCAGGCACGGAGATGCTACAGACGTCAGG GGTGTTATCCAGAAGATAGCAGAAATCCACAAATTGCGCTGTGTGTCCTCATTGGGCCTCCGTCTGACCCATCTGCACTCTGATGCTCTCCATTGGTTGCACCCTGATTTGGGCGTGTCTCACGTCAGGGAGAAATATGAGAAACAGCACCCCCAGGAGGAGTGGAG GTATGAGCTGCGGATGCGGTACCTTCCTAAAGGTTACCTCAGCCATTTTTCTGAAGACAAACCCTCTTTCAACTACCTCTATCACCAG GTCAAGACTGACTACATGCAACATATAGCTGATCAGGTGGATCAAGATGTTGCTTTGAAGCTGGGCTGTTTGGAAATTAg GAGGTTCTTCAGAGAGATGCCAGGAAACGCCCTGGATAAGAAATCCAATTACGAACTACTAGA GAAAGACGTTGGTTTAAGAAGGTTCTTCCCCAAAAGCCTGCTGGACTCCCTCAAG GCGAAAACTCTTCGTAAGCAGATCCAGCAGACCTTTAAGCAGTTTGCTAACCTCAATGATGAGCAGAGCATCCACAAGTTCTTTGAGATACTCTCTCCCATCTACCGCTTCGACAAAGAGTGCTTCAAATGTGCTCTGGGG TCTAGCTGGGTAATATCAGTAGAGTTAGCAATCGGACCAGAGGAAGGAATCAGCTACCTCACAGATAAGGGCTCGACG cctACACATTTAGCTAACTTTAACCAGGTTCAGTCCATCCAGTACTCTGCTTTGGAAGAGAAGGACAGGAAAGGCATGCTGCAGCTCAACGTAGCAGGAGCTCCAgag ccCCTCACAGTCACCACAGCATTGCTGACTACAGCAGAAAACATGGCTGACTTGATTGACGGTTACTGTCGGCTCGTCTCCTCAGCTTCTCACTCCTTCATTGTCAGAGTCCACAAAG agggGGACAGAGCTCTGCCTTCCATCCCCAA AGTTTCAAATCATGAGCGACGGATGGAAAAACGGATGGACGGAGTCCGGACCAGAGCCGTTTGTGTCTCAG GTCACACTAGTGGCGATG AAACAGATGACTATGCTGAGATCATAGACGAGGAGGACACTTACACCATGCCTTCAA AATACTATGGACTAGATCAAG CACGGGACTATGAGATTCAGAGGGATCGTATTGAGTTGGGACGCTGCATAGGTGAGGGTCAGTTTGGAGACGTCCACCAAGGAGTCTACATCAGCCCG GAGAACCCGGCCTTGTCTGTGGCAGTGAAGACGTGTAAGAATTCAACGTCGGACAGCGTCAGGGAAAAGTTTCTCCAAGAAGCTT TGACCATGCGTCAGTTTGACCACCCCCACATAGTGAAGCTGATGGGAGTCATCACTGAGAATCCAGTCTGGATCATCATGGAGCTCTGCACCCTGGGAGAG TTACGGTCGTTTCTCCAGGTGAGGAAGTACAGTCTAGACCTGGCCAGTCTCATCTTGTATTCATACCAGCTCAGCACAGCACTGGCATATCTGGAGAGCAAGCGCTTTGTACACAG GGACATCGCAGCACGGAACGTGTTGGTGTCTACAGTGGACTGTGTGAAGCTGGGGGACTTTGGGTTGTCACGATACATGGAGGACAGCTCTTATTACAAAG CGTCTAAAGGTAAACTTCCTATTAAATGGATGGCTCCAGAATCCATCAACTTCAGACGATTTACCACAGCCAGTGACGTCTGGATGTTTG GCGTCTGCATGTGGGAGATCCTAATGTTCGGCATCAAACCTTTCCAGGGTGTGAAGAATAACGACGTCATCGGCAGGATAGAGAATGGCGAGCGACTGGCCATGCCCCCTCAGTGCCCTCCTACTCTCTACAGCTTGATGACAAAGTGTTGGTCGTATGATCCCAGCAAGAGGCCGCGCTTCAATGAActcaaaacacagctgag CACTATATTAGAGgaggagaagctccagcagaaggagaggaacaggatggagatgaggagacaGGTCACTGTTTCTTGGGACTCTGGAGGGTCTGACGAAGCACCGCCAAAA ccTAGTAGACCAGGCTATCCCAGTCCTCGCTCCAGTGAAGGTTTTTACCCCAGTTCTCAACATCCCGGACACTATCAG ATGGCAGGGTACCCCGGGCCTCATACCCTCCCCTCAGTGCCCAGCGCCCTCTACCCCCCACAGGCTGCGATGCTGgacacacaccatgcacacacacacccccgccaccacgtccacacacactcgcacgcacaGCACCTTCCCCAGCCGCATGGACACGACATGGCACTGTGGGGCTCTGCGATGGAG gaCAGGGCAGTAgacatgcagcagtgtgtaGGCCAGCAGTGCCTGttaatggaggaacagctgatgatacaacaacagcagatggaggaggaccagaggtggctggagcaggaggaaaggctgctg AAACCAGACTCTAGAAGTTCTAGAGGAagtctggacagagaagacggGGGACTCCAACCACCA acagGAAACCAGCACATATACCAGCCCGTTGGAAAACCAG AGCATGCAGCCCCCCCAAAGAAACCTCCTCGACCGGGGGCCCAGAGCCAGGTGGGCAGTCTGGCCTGTCTAAATACTGGAGACAGTTACAACGATGGAGTCAAG CTGCAGCCCCAAGAGATAAGCCCGCCCCCCACCGCCAACCTGGACCGCTCCAATGACAAGGTGTACGAGAACGTGACGGGACTGGTCAAAGCTGTGATCGAGATGTCGAGCAAGATtcagccagctcctccagagGAATACGTTCCCATGGTCAAG gaTGTGGGTCTGGCATTGAGGACATTATTGGCCACAGTGGATGAGACTCTGCCACAACTTCCAGCCAGTACACACAGAGAG ATCGAGATGGCACAGAAACTTCTGAACTCTGACTTGGCAGAGCTGATTGGGAAGATGAAGTTAGCCCAACAATATGTGATGACCAG TCTCCAGCAGGACTATAAGAAGCAGATGTTGACAGCAGCTCACGCTCTTGCAGTTGATGCCAAGAACCTGCTGGATGTCATCGACCAATCGCGGCTCAAGATGATGGCACACTCCCGCCCACACTAG